A genomic window from Flavobacterium johnsoniae includes:
- a CDS encoding Kelch repeat-containing protein — MKKLLYFLLLFPVILIAQDLKGTVFSENGEPLENVNIYAISSKSGTITNKNGLFSIRILSKFKESEVLEFSYIGFQSIKIAVTDLENQNFKIYLKENIQNLSEVAINNNVKLKAKLEFNVLKPLKDPVFSFGSFVKDGKIYLTGGNESRETNSFMKLRDERPDATALDVQKELSRNPDYFIFKDNLAIYDIKNDSWETSTVKFKKRANHSIFPYNDKIYIIGGKRISVNGKFEYLQDQIEVFDTNTNTITIDKTNPHQASDFASVIYKDNIIVMGGSIKKSESGKKTFTNKVHMYNITSGYWYELAQMPTAKETSGILAGDKIYLLGGNDGNLVSKIETFDLITEKWQTEGELFSGLERPALTYHDDIIYFFENQKIYTYNIQTKQLKEYEINIEVKYAALLYNDNKLYIIGGLSDKNFSKMSSSKVYSINVGEFGNTRATRTKILSQTTDTTKSDG; from the coding sequence GTGAAAAAACTACTTTATTTTCTTCTTCTGTTTCCGGTAATTTTAATTGCACAAGATCTGAAAGGAACTGTATTTTCTGAAAATGGTGAGCCTCTCGAAAATGTAAATATTTATGCAATATCAAGTAAAAGTGGAACGATTACCAATAAAAATGGTCTTTTTTCAATACGCATACTTTCAAAATTTAAAGAAAGTGAAGTATTAGAATTCTCTTATATCGGATTTCAGTCCATCAAAATAGCCGTTACCGATTTAGAAAATCAAAACTTTAAAATTTATTTGAAAGAGAATATTCAAAATTTATCTGAAGTCGCAATTAATAACAATGTAAAATTAAAAGCAAAACTTGAATTTAATGTTCTAAAACCATTAAAAGATCCTGTATTTTCTTTTGGTTCTTTTGTAAAAGATGGAAAAATTTATCTTACTGGAGGGAATGAATCTCGAGAGACCAACTCATTCATGAAACTTCGAGACGAAAGACCTGATGCAACTGCATTAGATGTTCAAAAGGAACTTAGCCGCAATCCAGATTATTTTATTTTTAAAGACAACTTAGCTATTTATGATATTAAAAATGACAGCTGGGAAACTTCTACTGTAAAATTTAAGAAGAGAGCCAATCACAGTATTTTTCCTTACAATGACAAGATTTATATTATAGGAGGAAAAAGGATTTCAGTAAACGGCAAATTTGAATATCTACAAGATCAAATCGAAGTATTCGATACAAATACCAATACTATAACAATTGACAAAACAAATCCGCATCAAGCTTCAGATTTTGCCTCTGTTATTTACAAAGATAACATTATAGTTATGGGTGGTTCTATTAAGAAATCTGAAAGTGGCAAAAAGACGTTCACTAATAAAGTTCATATGTATAATATCACTTCAGGATACTGGTATGAACTTGCCCAAATGCCAACAGCAAAAGAAACATCAGGAATTTTAGCTGGTGATAAAATTTATCTTTTGGGAGGGAACGATGGAAATTTGGTTTCCAAAATTGAAACATTCGATTTGATAACAGAAAAATGGCAAACTGAAGGCGAATTGTTTTCAGGATTAGAAAGGCCTGCACTTACTTATCATGATGATATTATTTACTTTTTTGAGAATCAAAAAATATATACCTACAACATACAGACTAAACAATTAAAAGAATACGAAATCAATATTGAGGTGAAATATGCCGCTTTGCTCTACAATGATAACAAATTATACATCATAGGCGGGCTTTCTGATAAAAACTTCTCTAAAATGTCTTCGTCAAAAGTATACAGTATTAATGTTGGAGAATTTGGAAACACAAGAGCTACAAGAACAAAAATTTTATCGCAAACTACTGATACAACTAAATCAGATGGATAA